A DNA window from Thermosynechococcaceae cyanobacterium Okahandja contains the following coding sequences:
- a CDS encoding DUF1818 family protein, with protein MALEQDLRTGQGWRVGWRRAGGAFPALVGAEDWAVELTAAEFQTFTQFLSQLSQQLHAISRELMPEEAIALTAQNNQMHLELEGYPHAYRLHLILLEGRRAEGVWPAPVAPEFLLACAELAAALADPES; from the coding sequence GTGGCCTTGGAGCAGGATTTACGCACCGGGCAAGGATGGCGAGTTGGCTGGCGCAGGGCAGGGGGCGCGTTTCCTGCCTTAGTTGGGGCTGAAGACTGGGCGGTCGAGCTAACGGCGGCTGAATTTCAAACCTTTACGCAGTTCCTCAGCCAGCTTAGCCAGCAGTTGCACGCCATCAGCCGTGAACTGATGCCCGAGGAGGCGATCGCCCTCACTGCCCAAAACAATCAGATGCACCTAGAACTGGAAGGCTATCCCCACGCCTACCGCTTACACCTGATTCTGCTAGAGGGTCGCCGCGCCGAAGGGGTATGGCCGGCCCCAGTCGCCCCCGAGTTTCTGCTGGCCTGCGCTGAGTTGGCTGCCGCCCTCGCAGATCCAGAAAGCTAG
- a CDS encoding precorrin-2 C(20)-methyltransferase produces MAGQWHGVSTGALVGVGLVATLWGIGAGPGDPELMTLKGWRQLQAAPVVAFPAGVRGRVGVAEQIIDSYLAPQQVRVPLEFPYVLEQEVLHRAWQAAAQTVYGYLSQGMDVAFVSEGDVSFYSTFTYLGAAVQQLDPTIAIETIPGICSPLAAAAALGVPLTCGRDRLAILPAMYHVEELSNAWAWADVLVLMKVRAVYPQVWQWLHHHNLLEQAAVVLWATTPQQRIYCPLTPWPSLDLPYFSLLLVWKHAPTCR; encoded by the coding sequence ATGGCTGGCCAGTGGCACGGTGTATCAACTGGGGCACTGGTGGGGGTGGGGCTAGTGGCCACCCTGTGGGGGATTGGGGCAGGCCCCGGCGATCCTGAGTTAATGACCCTCAAGGGCTGGCGACAACTCCAAGCCGCGCCGGTGGTAGCCTTTCCCGCTGGTGTGCGGGGGCGGGTCGGAGTGGCCGAGCAAATTATTGACTCTTATCTTGCCCCCCAGCAAGTGCGCGTGCCGCTGGAGTTTCCCTACGTCTTGGAGCAGGAGGTGCTGCACCGGGCATGGCAGGCTGCCGCCCAGACGGTCTATGGCTATCTGAGCCAAGGCATGGATGTGGCCTTTGTGTCCGAAGGGGATGTGAGTTTTTACAGTACGTTTACTTACCTTGGGGCAGCCGTCCAGCAGCTTGACCCCACAATTGCCATAGAAACTATTCCCGGGATTTGCTCTCCCTTGGCTGCGGCGGCAGCCTTGGGGGTACCCCTGACCTGTGGTCGCGATCGCCTCGCCATCTTACCGGCCATGTACCACGTTGAGGAACTCAGTAACGCTTGGGCATGGGCAGATGTCCTTGTATTAATGAAAGTGCGTGCCGTTTATCCCCAAGTTTGGCAGTGGTTGCACCACCACAATTTACTAGAGCAGGCAGCGGTAGTCCTCTGGGCAACAACGCCGCAGCAACGCATCTATTGCCCCCTCACCCCTTGGCCTTCCCTAGACCTCCCCTACTTCTCCTTGCTCTTGGTGTGGAAACACGCACCCACCTGCCGCTAA
- the feoB gene encoding ferrous iron transport protein B produces MTASTIALVGLPNTGKSTFFNRLAGARTHVGNWPGITVDIAQATVTLNGEPVTLVDLPGIYDLAGTAADETIVRQFFARVPVRLILVILNATQLQHQLRLVLQVKAWGIPLVVLLNMADEARQLGIGIDPQTLGDRLGVPVVALSAKYGGGYLDAYHAISRTLAAAPAPTQPVEAPVLPEIDPERVAILLKGAVTWPTSPPQTLTQHLDRWLLHPLWGLPLFFVGLYLVFQGVWILGLGVQGWLSDSFEQFQTSVLAPLLDHWPPLGQSLLLEGIYGGMTTVAAFVPLVTIFFMAMAIVEDSGYLARAAYLMDGLMARLGLDGRSFVLSLMGFGCNVPALMATRVIRSPGLRLLTMLVIPFSLCSARLQVFVFLIACMFPPRWGAVVLLSLYGWSIVAALVTALCCRGYFPNTDPFLLELPPYRWPTLIQVIWRAWGEVRHFLARASGFIMVGVLVVWALTHLPLSATPASAQTWAGQLGLALQPLLAPVGITPPLTIALMVGFVAKEIVIGALAVIYQLSGSELQQAIAQELTPLQAYSFMLFTLLYTPCLSTLATLWSESKRWRFSLFATVYALVIAWLASGTVYQLGHWWGWG; encoded by the coding sequence ATGACCGCCAGTACCATTGCCCTAGTGGGGTTGCCGAATACGGGTAAGTCAACCTTCTTTAATCGCCTTGCCGGGGCGCGCACCCACGTGGGTAACTGGCCGGGCATCACGGTGGATATTGCTCAAGCAACCGTGACCCTCAATGGCGAACCGGTCACGTTGGTGGATTTACCCGGAATCTACGATCTGGCGGGAACGGCTGCCGATGAAACCATTGTGCGCCAGTTTTTTGCCCGGGTGCCCGTCCGCTTAATTCTCGTCATCTTGAATGCCACCCAGCTTCAGCATCAGTTGCGGTTAGTGTTGCAAGTGAAGGCATGGGGCATCCCCCTAGTGGTGCTGCTGAATATGGCGGATGAAGCGCGGCAGTTGGGGATTGGGATCGATCCCCAAACCTTGGGCGATCGCCTTGGGGTGCCGGTGGTGGCCCTAAGTGCTAAGTACGGTGGCGGTTACCTAGATGCCTACCACGCCATCAGCCGTACCCTAGCCGCGGCTCCTGCCCCTACCCAGCCTGTTGAGGCACCTGTCCTACCGGAAATTGATCCGGAGAGAGTCGCCATCCTTCTCAAAGGGGCCGTGACATGGCCAACCAGTCCCCCCCAAACCCTAACGCAGCACCTTGATCGCTGGCTGCTGCATCCCCTGTGGGGTCTGCCCCTCTTTTTCGTGGGACTGTACCTTGTGTTCCAAGGGGTGTGGATTCTCGGGCTTGGGGTGCAGGGCTGGCTCAGCGATAGCTTTGAGCAGTTCCAAACCAGTGTGCTGGCCCCCCTCCTCGACCATTGGCCGCCCCTGGGGCAAAGCTTGCTCCTTGAGGGGATCTATGGGGGAATGACCACCGTTGCCGCCTTTGTGCCCTTGGTAACGATTTTCTTTATGGCCATGGCGATTGTTGAGGACAGCGGCTACTTAGCACGGGCTGCCTACTTAATGGATGGCCTAATGGCGCGGCTGGGGTTAGATGGCCGTAGTTTTGTGCTGAGTTTAATGGGGTTTGGTTGCAATGTGCCCGCCCTGATGGCCACCCGGGTGATTCGTTCGCCGGGGCTGCGGCTCCTGACGATGCTGGTCATTCCCTTTTCCTTGTGCTCGGCGCGGCTACAGGTGTTTGTCTTTCTCATTGCCTGTATGTTTCCGCCCCGGTGGGGTGCGGTGGTTTTGCTGTCCCTCTACGGCTGGAGTATTGTGGCCGCATTGGTGACGGCGCTCTGCTGCCGGGGCTATTTTCCCAATACGGATCCCTTTCTGCTGGAGTTGCCGCCCTACCGTTGGCCTACCCTCATCCAAGTGATCTGGCGGGCTTGGGGAGAAGTGCGGCACTTTTTAGCGCGCGCCAGTGGGTTTATTATGGTGGGGGTGTTGGTGGTGTGGGCGCTAACCCATCTGCCTCTGAGTGCCACTCCGGCCAGTGCCCAAACGTGGGCGGGTCAACTGGGGCTGGCGCTGCAACCGCTGCTGGCACCGGTGGGCATTACCCCCCCCTTGACGATTGCCTTGATGGTCGGTTTTGTGGCCAAGGAGATTGTGATTGGGGCTTTGGCGGTGATTTACCAGTTGTCGGGCAGTGAGCTACAGCAGGCGATCGCCCAAGAACTGACCCCGCTGCAAGCCTATAGTTTTATGCTGTTTACGCTGCTTTATACCCCTTGCCTGAGTACCTTGGCGACCCTCTGGAGTGAATCGAAGCGCTGGCGCTTTAGCCTCTTTGCCACGGTGTATGCCCTAGTCATTGCATGGCTGGCCAGTGGCACGGTGTATCAACTGGGGCACTGGTGGGGGTGGGGCTAG
- a CDS encoding chlorophyll a/b-binding protein, with protein MKSGSIIDEQGKMNNFAIEPKMYVMSEPQSGFTPYAELFNGRLAMIGFISLLALEVITGHGLIGFLNSL; from the coding sequence ATGAAAAGCGGTAGCATCATTGACGAGCAAGGCAAAATGAACAACTTTGCGATCGAGCCAAAAATGTATGTGATGAGTGAGCCGCAGTCGGGATTTACTCCCTACGCCGAGCTTTTTAATGGTCGCTTAGCCATGATTGGCTTTATTTCATTATTGGCTTTAGAAGTGATTACCGGCCATGGTCTGATTGGCTTTTTGAACAGTCTCTAA
- the aroA gene encoding 3-phosphoshikimate 1-carboxyvinyltransferase, whose product MAAITVTADDTWHIQPHGQPLRGTIQVPGDKSISHRALMLGALATGTTHIQGLLVGEDTCSTAACFRALGATISELNSTHVTVVGSGGDRLAEPLDVLNAGNSGTTMRLLLGLLAAQPDCFFTLTGDASLRSRPMGRVVTPLTQMGAQIWGRDGHRRAPLAVLGRDLKPITYTTPVASAQVKSAILLAALTTEGTTIVQEPYRSRDHSERLLQAFGANVTVIPETATVAVTGPCQLTAQTVVVPGDISSAAFWLVAASITPGSELLLTNVGVNPTRTGILEVLWEMGADITLENQRMATGEPVADLRVRSAPLRGTTIAGALIPRLIDEIPILAVAAAFATGTTQIRDAAELRVKESDRLTAIATQLQHLGAAVSELSDGLDIRGGAPLQGTTLESYGDHRMAMSLAIAALNAKGTSTIHQASAAAVSYPDFMTTLQDIFDLS is encoded by the coding sequence ATGGCTGCAATTACAGTTACCGCCGATGACACATGGCATATTCAGCCCCACGGTCAGCCCCTGCGAGGGACGATTCAAGTTCCCGGGGACAAGTCTATTTCCCACCGGGCATTAATGCTGGGGGCACTGGCCACGGGCACCACCCACATTCAAGGGTTGCTGGTGGGGGAGGATACCTGTAGTACAGCGGCCTGTTTTCGGGCTTTGGGGGCAACGATTTCAGAACTCAACTCAACCCATGTCACGGTGGTCGGGAGCGGGGGCGATCGCCTCGCGGAACCCCTCGATGTGCTAAATGCGGGCAACTCCGGCACCACCATGCGGCTGCTGTTGGGGCTACTGGCGGCCCAGCCCGATTGCTTTTTTACGCTGACCGGGGATGCCTCCTTGCGATCGCGGCCGATGGGGCGGGTGGTTACCCCCCTCACCCAGATGGGCGCTCAAATTTGGGGGCGAGATGGTCATCGCCGTGCGCCATTGGCCGTCTTAGGGCGGGATCTTAAACCCATTACCTACACCACCCCTGTGGCCTCCGCCCAAGTGAAATCCGCCATTCTGTTGGCGGCTCTCACCACAGAAGGCACAACGATTGTGCAGGAACCCTACCGCTCGCGCGATCACAGTGAGCGACTGCTACAAGCCTTTGGCGCAAACGTCACGGTCATCCCCGAAACGGCAACCGTCGCGGTCACTGGCCCATGTCAACTCACGGCTCAAACCGTCGTTGTCCCCGGCGATATTAGTTCTGCCGCCTTTTGGTTGGTGGCCGCCTCCATTACCCCCGGCTCAGAGCTACTGTTAACCAATGTGGGGGTCAACCCCACCCGCACCGGCATTTTAGAAGTTCTCTGGGAGATGGGCGCCGACATTACCCTAGAAAACCAACGCATGGCCACGGGCGAACCCGTTGCAGATCTGCGGGTGCGCTCAGCGCCGCTGCGGGGCACAACGATTGCCGGTGCTCTCATTCCTCGCTTAATTGATGAAATTCCCATTCTTGCTGTTGCCGCTGCCTTTGCCACCGGTACAACCCAGATTCGCGATGCCGCCGAGTTGCGGGTCAAGGAGAGCGATCGCCTCACCGCCATTGCCACCCAACTGCAACACCTCGGAGCCGCGGTCAGCGAACTGAGCGATGGCCTTGATATTAGGGGTGGCGCTCCCCTACAGGGGACTACGTTAGAGAGCTACGGCGACCACCGCATGGCCATGAGTTTGGCGATCGCGGCGCTCAATGCCAAAGGCACCAGTACCATTCACCAAGCCAGTGCCGCGGCTGTCTCCTACCCAGACTTTATGACAACACTGCAAGACATTTTTGATCTGAGTTGA
- a CDS encoding GAF domain-containing protein produces MTSAKPPKVTPSLAALVNTTKQLQQQEQLAGLLPPLISYSQETLGMPFVWLATYSESSKQLIGQGGITPAGEVALLKQKIPLVAGSLLDQVLVQRKPVSLPSLKEEPRMGEWREAAGRLGIQGAVVYPIVRQRQPLGVLMLGSTTWGDTLRGDDLAHMSLLVSVLGAEVERLTAPKQSNEPVPASAPIVGQDDPINHLLQEASRASTLGQRIEALLFALHQFCQPQRTSLFWRDLEQPLYRRRSYTLGKPVGRDSQRQPLTISQQELGGCYAALAGGQTVSVSDAQSVVSSTAPLRLMQMLNCRALVATPVLVGTDVVGFLTFEKAEPYPWNDNERKLLRVTADLLALAAPVERVEQLLGQTQQSQTLVSDLTQAICDEQDWKRVLQQAGEKLAAEFGAQWVFLLTYNSLSQAFDVLLQHPAPRGRDRHPPLPPLQKMDWQLLETATTTIALEDYTNELRLFSWKEALSKLNIKSLLVATTTPGHSLEAVLLVARTEPTVWGRSQQALLQEVARALGLLTHQWQLQTTNTQQEQVRSAMLAGLAALQRTQNLERTELAGLQHIMNLMQVPLVALVTWPPGQTTGWIVAPPPGHPKFAIRHEAEIAIYEDPLIHSALIASQADLSANPYAWLIQTTAAELDPRTREWLSGPDIGQVLAIALRTDPEYEPSGVLVIADRPQRLWSTLHLDALITLVNHMAWAHRSICLVQVLTQGWQALENLNWYKHRRVEQVYGQLASTCNQLNQWLQEHPQQADAQLRRLGSLLQTQLESLHPLLLKETWQLEKSVDTAGLAVIIKRTLDRVENWKQKKQLWIQVHNQPVVTLNGDISKLELILYELLLFACQRSPSQGRVDIWCQQLEGMGQGGKALAWLELSITDNGEVDPRLLIDLHHLEHLDWLAPSSLDQPPGRHLKACWAICQRLGYTLDMYKLEDGRVLSRLVIPLNDGDSGTFELHSSQPRSPQ; encoded by the coding sequence ATGACCTCTGCCAAGCCGCCTAAGGTGACCCCGAGTCTTGCTGCGTTGGTAAATACCACAAAGCAACTGCAACAGCAGGAGCAACTGGCAGGACTGCTGCCGCCCCTTATTAGCTACAGCCAAGAAACCTTGGGGATGCCCTTTGTCTGGTTGGCCACCTATAGCGAGAGTAGCAAGCAATTGATCGGACAGGGGGGCATCACGCCTGCGGGGGAGGTGGCGCTGCTCAAGCAAAAAATCCCCCTTGTTGCGGGCAGCCTTTTGGATCAGGTTCTGGTGCAACGCAAGCCCGTTAGCTTGCCCAGCTTGAAGGAGGAACCCCGCATGGGCGAGTGGCGGGAAGCCGCAGGACGGTTGGGGATTCAAGGAGCCGTTGTTTACCCTATTGTGCGCCAGCGCCAGCCCCTTGGCGTACTGATGCTGGGGTCAACCACCTGGGGAGACACCCTGCGTGGTGATGATCTTGCCCACATGAGCCTCTTGGTCAGCGTCCTTGGCGCAGAAGTTGAACGGCTAACGGCTCCCAAACAGAGCAATGAACCGGTTCCGGCAAGCGCACCCATTGTAGGACAGGATGATCCCATCAACCATTTACTACAGGAGGCCAGTCGCGCTAGCACGCTTGGCCAGCGGATTGAGGCACTCCTATTTGCTTTGCATCAGTTCTGTCAGCCCCAGCGCACCAGCCTATTTTGGCGGGATTTAGAGCAGCCCCTCTACCGCCGTCGCAGTTACACCCTTGGCAAACCCGTCGGGCGCGACAGCCAACGGCAACCCTTAACCATTAGTCAGCAAGAACTTGGGGGGTGTTATGCGGCCTTAGCGGGCGGCCAAACCGTCAGTGTCAGTGATGCGCAAAGTGTGGTGAGCAGTACGGCTCCCCTGCGCCTCATGCAGATGCTCAACTGTCGGGCATTGGTGGCAACGCCGGTGTTGGTGGGCACAGACGTTGTGGGCTTCCTCACGTTTGAAAAGGCTGAGCCCTACCCGTGGAATGATAATGAACGCAAACTGCTGCGGGTGACTGCTGATCTGCTGGCGTTGGCGGCTCCTGTAGAGCGGGTCGAGCAATTGTTGGGGCAAACCCAGCAGTCCCAGACTCTGGTGAGTGATCTGACCCAAGCCATCTGTGACGAACAGGATTGGAAGCGGGTACTACAGCAGGCGGGGGAAAAATTAGCGGCAGAATTTGGGGCGCAGTGGGTGTTTTTACTCACCTATAACTCCCTCAGTCAGGCCTTTGACGTGCTCCTTCAGCATCCGGCTCCCCGCGGGCGCGATCGCCATCCCCCCTTGCCACCGCTGCAAAAAATGGATTGGCAATTACTGGAAACCGCCACCACTACAATTGCCCTAGAGGACTACACCAACGAACTGCGCCTGTTTTCATGGAAAGAGGCGCTCAGCAAACTGAATATCAAATCCTTGCTGGTGGCCACCACAACGCCCGGGCATAGCCTCGAAGCGGTGTTACTGGTGGCTCGCACCGAGCCAACCGTGTGGGGGCGATCGCAACAGGCGCTGCTCCAAGAGGTGGCTCGCGCCCTTGGCCTCCTCACTCATCAATGGCAACTGCAAACAACGAACACCCAGCAAGAACAGGTGCGATCGGCCATGCTGGCAGGGTTGGCGGCACTGCAGCGCACCCAAAACCTCGAGCGGACCGAATTAGCCGGACTGCAACACATCATGAACTTAATGCAGGTGCCCCTTGTGGCCTTGGTCACATGGCCGCCGGGTCAAACCACGGGGTGGATTGTGGCACCGCCGCCGGGGCACCCAAAGTTTGCCATTCGCCATGAGGCAGAAATTGCCATCTACGAAGACCCCCTGATCCACAGCGCCCTGATAGCCTCCCAAGCCGATCTGAGTGCCAACCCCTACGCATGGCTGATTCAAACCACCGCGGCGGAGCTAGACCCCCGCACCCGCGAATGGCTCTCTGGCCCTGATATTGGTCAAGTGTTGGCGATCGCCCTGCGCACAGATCCCGAGTACGAACCCTCGGGGGTGTTAGTGATTGCCGATCGCCCCCAGCGGCTGTGGTCAACCCTGCACCTAGACGCGCTCATTACGTTGGTGAACCACATGGCGTGGGCGCACCGCAGCATTTGCTTGGTACAGGTGCTCACCCAAGGATGGCAGGCTCTAGAAAATCTCAACTGGTACAAACATCGGCGGGTCGAGCAGGTCTATGGTCAATTGGCCAGTACCTGCAACCAATTGAACCAGTGGCTGCAAGAGCACCCGCAACAGGCAGATGCCCAACTACGCCGCTTGGGCAGTTTGCTGCAAACCCAACTGGAATCGTTGCATCCTCTACTGCTGAAGGAAACATGGCAGCTCGAAAAATCTGTTGACACGGCCGGGCTAGCGGTGATTATCAAGCGCACCTTAGATCGAGTTGAAAATTGGAAACAAAAGAAACAACTCTGGATTCAGGTGCACAACCAACCCGTCGTAACCCTCAACGGCGATATTAGTAAGCTGGAGTTGATTCTTTACGAGCTGCTGTTGTTTGCCTGCCAGCGATCGCCCTCCCAAGGTCGTGTAGATATCTGGTGCCAGCAACTGGAGGGAATGGGACAAGGGGGTAAAGCCTTGGCATGGCTTGAACTCTCGATTACCGATAATGGCGAGGTGGATCCGCGTCTGCTCATTGACCTGCACCACCTTGAGCATTTAGACTGGCTGGCTCCCTCTAGCTTAGATCAACCCCCCGGGCGACACCTCAAAGCCTGCTGGGCTATTTGTCAGCGGCTCGGCTACACCCTTGACATGTATAAACTCGAGGATGGCCGCGTCCTGAGTCGGTTAGTGATCCCCCTCAACGATGGCGACAGCGGTACCTTTGAACTGCACTCCTCCCAACCGCGATCGCCCCAATGA
- a CDS encoding RNA-binding protein translates to MTLYIGNLSYDATEENLREVFEKYGEIRRIVLPVDRETGKRRGFAFVELVDESQETAAIEDLDGATWLGRVLKVNKAKPKQ, encoded by the coding sequence ATGACACTGTACATCGGCAACCTCTCCTATGACGCGACCGAGGAAAATCTGCGCGAAGTGTTTGAAAAGTATGGCGAAATTCGCCGGATTGTGTTGCCGGTGGATCGGGAAACAGGCAAACGGCGTGGTTTTGCCTTTGTTGAACTGGTGGATGAAAGTCAAGAAACCGCCGCCATTGAGGATCTCGACGGTGCCACATGGCTAGGGCGCGTCCTTAAAGTTAATAAGGCCAAACCCAAGCAATAA
- a CDS encoding MlaE family lipid ABC transporter permease subunit: MRKRFRGRFNQGTQRLGSAFMLAGKVTFHLLKGRISLRNCIDQMALVGPESVGVALITAAFVGMVFTIQVAREFITFGATSAVGGVLAIALTRELGPVLTAVVLAGRVGSAFAAEIGTMKVTEQIDALHMLGTDPVDYLVVPRFIACLLMLPILNILSLVTGLWGGMIIADYLYGIPRSIYIESIQNFLQTWDIWSSLIKSGIFGGVVAIIGCNWGLTTTGGAKGVGQSTTAAVVMSLLTVFILNFFLSWALFGGEGNLIPGF; the protein is encoded by the coding sequence ATGCGGAAACGTTTCCGCGGGCGGTTTAATCAGGGAACTCAACGCCTTGGCTCTGCCTTCATGCTGGCGGGGAAAGTCACGTTTCATCTGCTGAAAGGGCGGATTTCCCTGCGCAATTGCATTGATCAAATGGCCTTGGTGGGGCCGGAGTCGGTGGGCGTGGCGCTCATTACCGCTGCCTTTGTGGGCATGGTGTTTACGATTCAGGTGGCCCGCGAATTTATTACCTTTGGCGCCACCTCAGCCGTTGGTGGGGTACTGGCGATCGCCCTGACGCGGGAACTCGGGCCGGTGCTCACGGCGGTGGTACTGGCCGGGCGAGTGGGGTCGGCCTTTGCCGCTGAAATTGGCACGATGAAGGTCACGGAGCAGATTGATGCCCTGCATATGCTGGGGACCGATCCGGTGGACTACTTGGTGGTACCTCGTTTTATTGCCTGCCTGTTGATGCTGCCCATTTTGAATATTCTTTCGCTGGTGACCGGCCTGTGGGGGGGCATGATTATTGCCGATTATCTCTACGGTATTCCCCGCAGTATTTACATTGAGTCAATTCAAAACTTTCTCCAGACGTGGGACATCTGGAGTTCGCTGATTAAATCCGGCATTTTTGGGGGGGTGGTGGCCATCATTGGCTGCAACTGGGGACTCACCACCACGGGCGGTGCCAAGGGGGTGGGGCAATCCACCACCGCTGCTGTTGTGATGTCGTTACTCACCGTTTTTATTCTCAACTTCTTTCTGTCGTGGGCACTCTTTGGCGGTGAGGGTAATTTGATCCCCGGATTTTGA
- a CDS encoding DUF3172 domain-containing protein, with the protein MPRRSPPPRSPARPQPSRATESKINSRTLAVLGGVFIIGVGVGVTFSKTTTLNPDNVASTQFIDQAAPNPDICVQFGASAIAVDTRIFVTFNPFSVFVSQPLMQPGCVIRANNVALLEQRKLITGEQLRTCRQRLNTFGYVGNLEGNPEISCVYQSNTDKNLFLKLSGLSSGSADTNNF; encoded by the coding sequence ATGCCCCGACGTTCTCCGCCGCCGCGATCGCCCGCGCGACCCCAGCCTAGCCGCGCAACCGAGTCTAAGATCAACTCCCGTACCCTTGCGGTGCTAGGGGGCGTTTTTATTATTGGCGTTGGTGTTGGCGTCACCTTTAGTAAAACCACCACCCTCAACCCCGATAACGTAGCCTCCACCCAGTTTATTGACCAAGCCGCCCCCAACCCGGATATTTGCGTCCAGTTTGGTGCCAGCGCCATTGCTGTGGATACCCGCATTTTTGTCACGTTTAATCCGTTTTCGGTGTTTGTCTCCCAACCGCTGATGCAGCCGGGCTGCGTGATTCGCGCCAACAACGTTGCCCTGCTAGAACAACGTAAACTTATTACGGGCGAGCAGTTACGCACCTGTCGGCAGCGGCTGAATACCTTCGGCTACGTGGGTAACCTAGAAGGCAACCCGGAGATTAGCTGTGTTTATCAAAGTAATACCGATAAAAATCTCTTTTTGAAGCTCTCGGGACTCAGCAGTGGCTCAGCAGACACCAACAATTTCTAG
- a CDS encoding alpha/beta hydrolase, with amino-acid sequence MRYWISSLLLSGVLATVGAIAPALAAETLNLVFGAQNQRGMEIAVADLRTYAETGRANGNLQVLLSMATPEQQAEFRQLLTLPFPVKAEQLQALGEQQSGADLLKSVAAATLRPDEEGITALKTAMLKGLNAEGGLTLLAFLEAYPASTMTIDIIQMQAILEANKPLMEKYLSRQAQPVTHNP; translated from the coding sequence ATGCGCTATTGGATTTCATCGCTGTTGCTGAGTGGGGTGCTGGCAACCGTAGGGGCGATCGCCCCAGCGTTGGCCGCAGAAACCCTCAACCTTGTCTTTGGCGCCCAAAACCAGCGGGGCATGGAAATTGCGGTGGCCGACCTACGCACCTACGCCGAAACGGGGAGGGCCAACGGCAACCTTCAAGTTTTGCTATCAATGGCAACCCCAGAACAACAGGCAGAGTTCCGTCAACTCTTAACCTTGCCGTTTCCGGTCAAGGCCGAGCAATTGCAAGCTCTTGGGGAGCAACAGAGTGGTGCCGACCTCCTGAAATCCGTTGCCGCCGCAACATTGCGCCCCGATGAGGAGGGGATTACTGCCCTAAAAACCGCCATGCTCAAGGGGCTGAACGCTGAAGGTGGCCTAACACTGCTGGCATTTTTAGAAGCCTATCCTGCATCAACGATGACCATTGATATTATCCAGATGCAGGCCATCCTCGAGGCCAACAAACCGCTGATGGAGAAGTATCTGTCACGCCAAGCTCAGCCAGTGACCCACAACCCGTAA